From one Triticum aestivum cultivar Chinese Spring chromosome 4B, IWGSC CS RefSeq v2.1, whole genome shotgun sequence genomic stretch:
- the LOC123093564 gene encoding K(+) efflux antiporter 5 isoform X2: protein MAPAAAAGTARGRRFTAAVFAVAVALALASAAGRPDKETREKFYGSLVANGTHNATAGDNSIADMFGRVLDKEFSDSDASEVPDKNSFNNSISDHQAVLETVAVITHDKKNDTQQANSSRPFQIGDMFGSQNENSDDTETVIDKEDNVFVMSNRKTKYPTLQLDLRLIKDLVVIIVSATAGGIIFSCLGQPVIVGYLLAGSLIGPGGLNLINEMVQVETFAQFGVVFLLFALGLEFSLPKLRVVGPVAVLGGVLQIALFMFLCGLTAALCGAKLSEGVFVGTFLSMSSTAVVSKFLVEKGSTNALHGQVTIGTLILQDCAVGLLFALIPVLGGSSGIFGGMMSMGRLLLVLSIFITVAYMMTWSFIPRFLKLMIQLSSQTNELYQLAAVAFCLLLAWCSDYLGLSLELGSFLAGVMISTTDFAHHTLEQVEAIRNLFAALFLASIGMLIHFKFLWNHVDILLAAVILVIIVKSIVITAVIKSFGYSIRTAFIVGLSLAQIGEFAFVLLSRASHHHLIGGKMYLLLLGTTALSLVTTPLIFKLIPVVTQLGILMRWFPSESGVQNEEKATMLDVYNRTL, encoded by the exons atggcgcccgccgccgccgcggggacCGCGCGCGGCCGGCGCTTCACCGCCGCGGTCTTCGCCGTCGCCGTGGCGCTCGCGCTCGCGTCCGCCGCGGGGAGGCCCGACAAGGAGACGCGGGAGAAGTTCTACGGGAGCCTCGTCGCCAACGGCACCCACAACGCCACCGCCGGGGACAACAGCATCGCCGACATGTTCGGCCGCGTGCTCGACAAGGAGTTCTCCGACAGCGACGCCTCCGAGG TTCCAGACAAGAATAGCTTCAACAACAGCATCTCAGATCATCAA GCTGTTCTGGAGACCGTAGCTGTCATCACACACGACAAGAAAAATGATACACAGCAGGCAAA TTCCTCAAGACCTTTCCAAATAGGTGACATGTTTGGTTCTCAGAATGAAAATTCTGATGACACGGAAACCGTGATAGACAAAGAG GATAATGTTTTTGTGATGTCAAATCGTAAAACAAAGTATCCAACACTTCAGTTAGATTTAAG ATTGATTAAAGATCTGGTAGTTATAATTGTTTCAGCTACTGCCGGTGGTATCATATTCTCTTGTTTGGGGCAGCCG GTTATCGTTGGCTATCTACTTGCTGGTTCTCTTATTGGACCCGGAGGCTTGAACTTGATTAATGAAATGGTGCAG GTGGAGACCTTTGCACAGTTTGGTGTGGTGTTTCTTCTTTTTGCTCTTGGCCTTGAATTTTCATTGCCAAAG TTGAGAGTGGTTGGGCCTGTTGCTGTGCTTGGTGGTGTACTTCAGATTGCTTTGTTCATGTTCTTGTGTGGCCTAACTGCTGCG TTGTGCGGTGCTAAATTATCCGAGGGAGTATTTGTTGGCACTTTCTTGTCAATGTCATCTACTGCAGTG GTTTCCAAGTTCTTAGTGGAAAAGGGTAGCACAAATGCGCTTCATGGTCAAGTTACAATTGGCACCCTTATCCTTCAG GATTGTGCAGTTGGCCTGCTGTTTGCTCTCATTCCAGTTCTGGGTGGTTCAAGTGGCATATTTGGAGGAATGATGTCAATGGGGAGACT GTTGCTTGTACTGTCCATATTTATAACTGTTGCATATATGATGACTTGGTCATTCATCCCTCGATTCTTAAAACTGATGATCCAGTTATCATCACAG ACAAATGAACTCTATCAGTTGGCTGCTGTCGCGTTCTGCTTGCTGCTAGCCTGG TGCAGTGATTATCTTGGATTGAGTCTTGAACTGGGCTCATTTCTTGCTGGCGTTATGATATCCACCACAGATTTTGCTCACCATACTTTGGAGCAG GTGGAAGCAATCCGTAACTTATTTGCGGCACTCTTCCTTGCAAGTATTGGCATGCTCATACATTTCAAGTTCTTGTGGAATCACGTGGACATATTACTTGCAGCTGTTATATTGGTTATAATAGTTAAGAGTATAGTCATAACAGCCGTCATAAAATCATTTGGATACAGCATCAGAACAGCTTTCATC GTTGGTCTATCATTAGCTCAGATTGGAGAGTTTGCTTTTGTGCTTCTGAGTCGTGCTTCACATCATCATCTTATAGGG GGGAAAATGTATCTGTTATTACTGGGAACAACCGCTCTTAGCTTG GTAACAACTCCCCTCATTTTCAAATTAATTCCTGTGGTAACGCAACTTGGTATCCTTATGCGGTGGTTCCCCTCAGAAAGCGGTGTGCAGAATGAG GAAAAGGCAACAATGCTTGATGTTTACAACAGAACACTCTGA
- the LOC123093564 gene encoding K(+) efflux antiporter 5 isoform X1, translating into MAPAAAAGTARGRRFTAAVFAVAVALALASAAGRPDKETREKFYGSLVANGTHNATAGDNSIADMFGRVLDKEFSDSDASEVPDKNSFNNSISDHQAVLETVAVITHDKKNDTQQANSSRPFQIGDMFGSQNENSDDTETVIDKEDNVFVMSNRKTKYPTLQLDLRLIKDLVVIIVSATAGGIIFSCLGQPVIVGYLLAGSLIGPGGLNLINEMVQVETFAQFGVVFLLFALGLEFSLPKLRVVGPVAVLGGVLQIALFMFLCGLTAALCGAKLSEGVFVGTFLSMSSTAVVSKFLVEKGSTNALHGQVTIGTLILQDCAVGLLFALIPVLGGSSGIFGGMMSMGRLLLVLSIFITVAYMMTWSFIPRFLKLMIQLSSQTNELYQLAAVAFCLLLAWCSDYLGLSLELGSFLAGVMISTTDFAHHTLEQVEAIRNLFAALFLASIGMLIHFKFLWNHVDILLAAVILVIIVKSIVITAVIKSFGYSIRTAFIVGLSLAQIGEFAFVLLSRASHHHLIGGKMYLLLLGTTALSLVTTPLIFKLIPVVTQLGILMRWFPSESGVQNELPLQEKATMLDVYNRTL; encoded by the exons atggcgcccgccgccgccgcggggacCGCGCGCGGCCGGCGCTTCACCGCCGCGGTCTTCGCCGTCGCCGTGGCGCTCGCGCTCGCGTCCGCCGCGGGGAGGCCCGACAAGGAGACGCGGGAGAAGTTCTACGGGAGCCTCGTCGCCAACGGCACCCACAACGCCACCGCCGGGGACAACAGCATCGCCGACATGTTCGGCCGCGTGCTCGACAAGGAGTTCTCCGACAGCGACGCCTCCGAGG TTCCAGACAAGAATAGCTTCAACAACAGCATCTCAGATCATCAA GCTGTTCTGGAGACCGTAGCTGTCATCACACACGACAAGAAAAATGATACACAGCAGGCAAA TTCCTCAAGACCTTTCCAAATAGGTGACATGTTTGGTTCTCAGAATGAAAATTCTGATGACACGGAAACCGTGATAGACAAAGAG GATAATGTTTTTGTGATGTCAAATCGTAAAACAAAGTATCCAACACTTCAGTTAGATTTAAG ATTGATTAAAGATCTGGTAGTTATAATTGTTTCAGCTACTGCCGGTGGTATCATATTCTCTTGTTTGGGGCAGCCG GTTATCGTTGGCTATCTACTTGCTGGTTCTCTTATTGGACCCGGAGGCTTGAACTTGATTAATGAAATGGTGCAG GTGGAGACCTTTGCACAGTTTGGTGTGGTGTTTCTTCTTTTTGCTCTTGGCCTTGAATTTTCATTGCCAAAG TTGAGAGTGGTTGGGCCTGTTGCTGTGCTTGGTGGTGTACTTCAGATTGCTTTGTTCATGTTCTTGTGTGGCCTAACTGCTGCG TTGTGCGGTGCTAAATTATCCGAGGGAGTATTTGTTGGCACTTTCTTGTCAATGTCATCTACTGCAGTG GTTTCCAAGTTCTTAGTGGAAAAGGGTAGCACAAATGCGCTTCATGGTCAAGTTACAATTGGCACCCTTATCCTTCAG GATTGTGCAGTTGGCCTGCTGTTTGCTCTCATTCCAGTTCTGGGTGGTTCAAGTGGCATATTTGGAGGAATGATGTCAATGGGGAGACT GTTGCTTGTACTGTCCATATTTATAACTGTTGCATATATGATGACTTGGTCATTCATCCCTCGATTCTTAAAACTGATGATCCAGTTATCATCACAG ACAAATGAACTCTATCAGTTGGCTGCTGTCGCGTTCTGCTTGCTGCTAGCCTGG TGCAGTGATTATCTTGGATTGAGTCTTGAACTGGGCTCATTTCTTGCTGGCGTTATGATATCCACCACAGATTTTGCTCACCATACTTTGGAGCAG GTGGAAGCAATCCGTAACTTATTTGCGGCACTCTTCCTTGCAAGTATTGGCATGCTCATACATTTCAAGTTCTTGTGGAATCACGTGGACATATTACTTGCAGCTGTTATATTGGTTATAATAGTTAAGAGTATAGTCATAACAGCCGTCATAAAATCATTTGGATACAGCATCAGAACAGCTTTCATC GTTGGTCTATCATTAGCTCAGATTGGAGAGTTTGCTTTTGTGCTTCTGAGTCGTGCTTCACATCATCATCTTATAGGG GGGAAAATGTATCTGTTATTACTGGGAACAACCGCTCTTAGCTTG GTAACAACTCCCCTCATTTTCAAATTAATTCCTGTGGTAACGCAACTTGGTATCCTTATGCGGTGGTTCCCCTCAGAAAGCGGTGTGCAGAATGAG CTGCCTTTACAGGAAAAGGCAACAATGCTTGATGTTTACAACAGAACACTCTGA